The Maridesulfovibrio salexigens DSM 2638 region GCCGCGTTTTGTTTCGTAAATTTTTACCTGAACTGATACTGCGGAATCGTCCATGGTATGTCCCAGATAGAGATAGGGAACGAATCCTACTACCAGCAGGTCGTAGCCGCGCGAACGGGCGGTAAAAAGGGCTTCATCCAAGCCCCTATATATCAGATTATCATCATAGACCATGGACGGAAATACTTGCAGTCCGGTCCAATTCTGCCAGATTCCTTTGGCAACCCTTTGTCCCCAGTCGCTTCCCTTGTACATGGTCTGGGTTACGTGGAAAGGATAGAAAAGGGCGGAAATCGGTCCGTAGTGCGGTTTTTCCGGCCTTGAGTAGACCATCAACTGCGATAGGGATACTTCGGCATCCTGATAGTATACGGACTGAGTGGCGATTTGCGGTTCAAAATGGGTGCAGGCTGATAAAGCCAGCAAAAGGATCAGCAAATATTTTTTCATATCGGCAACCGGGATTGGGTTTAATAGTGTCTGAAATTTGACCATAAAATAGTTGCTAAAATAAAAGCAATATTTGTGCCGTATGATTCTGGGTAATAAAAAAGGTTCTTCTTTCGAAGAACCTTTTTTATTTTTATTGCATCAATTTAGTTGGGGATGGTGCTGCCTGCATGGAATCAAGGATTTGTTCCTTGGATTGGAGCATGCTTTCGCGTAGCTCCATTCTTCGCTGTACGGAGAGTTTTTTGAACTCCGGTTGGCGGGTTAGTTCAGTAAGTTGTTCCATTTCGCCCTTAATTCTCTCAACTTTTTGCAGCATTTCGCTCTGGGGCGAACAGACTTGAGAGCATGCATCTGCTAGTTCGGAAATTTCTCTGGCCATACTCCTAAAGCTTTTAGGATTAATTTCCTTGGCAATGCGGACGCGCTCCTTGGCGTTGGCAACTTTTCCTTTGATCCATCCAAACATAAATTACCCTCGGATACTGCTAGATTGTGGGCTGGTTGAACTGCATGTAGAAGCCCAGAATGACCAACAGTAACACAATAGGCATCACCATTGAAAGAACAACTCGCATGTATGTTGTATTATGGATGTTTTTGTAGGCAATAATAGAAATGGCAACACTTATCAGTGCGCCGATCATATCACCCACAATGGGGACAATACAGAGGATGATCGGGGCATATGAGTATGTGGTAGCCCTGAAAGTGGCCTGATATCCGCGTTCTCCCGCTCCAAAGATCATGAGCAGGATGTGGGTCATGCCGATAAGCGGAAAGCTGATTCCTGCCAGCATGAGCGGGTAAAGGAGCAGAGATAAAAGGGCCGGTCCGGTTCCATCCTGCAGAGAATCTGCAATCATGGAGTCATTCATAATTCTGCCGACATCGGCACCCATTGAAGTGTCCACCCCGGTCATAGCCCAAACAAAATTACAGATCTCCTGAAATTCTGCCAGAATGACAAAAAAGAACAGGGGCATCAGGAAACCCTTGAGCGGCATATCTTTAAAGAAAGCAGCCGGGGAAAGGATCACTTTTTTGATGGTCAGGAAAAGGCCGGGGAAAAAACCGTATTTTTCCAGATTTTCAAACGGAACTTCATTTTCTTCAGCATAACTGTCAGTTTCGTAGCCGTGCTCTTCCTCATGAAGGTCTTCTTCCGGTTTCATTGAGTCAAGGCGCTGCCAGATATCTGATTTATCTTCCTGAATCTGTTCCTCGCGGATGGCTTCAGGCTGCTGGTTGAATTGTTCATCATAAGGACGGGGCTGTTCTTCGCCGAATCCTTCGGGGTGCTGCTCCTGTGCATGCTGTTGAGCATAGGCTGCAGCATCCTGATAACCGTCTTCTTCAGGGGCTGTAGGGTTTGTATTCTCTGGAGCTATTCCCGGAACCGGGTCGCTTTCCTCTTCAAAATCTCTGAATTTGAACTTGGCCTGACACTTTGGACAGGTGGCAAGCTGGGCAGTTGCCGGGATTTTATCTTCCGGAATTTCACTGCTGAAATCGCACTCGGGACAAGTAACTTTCATATTAAATCCTTGAAGCTGTTTGTCTGAATATTTCGGTCAGACCTAATAAATTTTATACTGTTAGGCAATGGCAATTGTACATGAACATTATGACATACGAACATCCGGAAGCAGCAATGGACCGACTTTCCTGTCTTTTCGGGGGCTAAGCAATTCCTTAGTAATATTAGGAAACTCTATGCCCAGTCGATGGCTGAATTGACCTCCGGTCGAATTGTTGAAGTTTTCCAGTTTGGATTCAATTTTTTCTCTGCTTTTTAAAAGATGAGTCAAATGTTGAATCGGGGTGTCCGGCAGTATTCCGGAAACACCCTCTAATCCGGTTAATTGCTCGTGAATCTTATTAACAAATTTAAGATTACAACTGTTTTTAAAAAGCCTCAGCTGTAGGTCCGGCCAGAGTCCGTAACCGATGCGGCAATGATTCTGGTCGGGATAAAATGTAATCCGGGGCAGATACCATCCGTTACACTGCTCGCAGGAAGTCATCAATCTTATGTCATCCCAATCTTCGGGGCGCAACCTTTCGTCAGCGTCAATATAAATAATCCATTCGCCGGAACAATTTTCAAGCATTCGGTTACGTTGCGCTGAGAAGTCAGCATCAAGCGGATGACAGATATTTATAATCTCTGCCCGGTGAAATTTCTGAAGATCAGAGATAGAGGCTGGCTCAGCACAATCCCATACCAGAACAATTTCAGTTATCCATTCAGGAAAATTTTTGATGAAATCTTCGAGCTCGGGTTCGTCAGGACTGAGAATTGCTGCTGCAGAAATTCTGCTACCTGAATCCTGCGTTGGATAGTCAATTTTTTTGCAGCCGGAAAAGATCTTTTGCAGGTTTTGATGTTTGCTCTTGCTATTGCCATCCAGCGCAGGATTGAGAATCAGGTGTGAATTTGCAGCGGAGTAACCATTTTGGATCAGCAGCAATAGCATGGCCCAGATTGATGAATCTGTCAGCAGAATACAGTTTTCGTGCGATTGATTAAAACTGTTTAGATTTAGATTTCGAATATGCTCAGGATATAGATCACAGATCAATAGTTCTTGTTCAGCCGTTTTGTTTTCCGCCAGTGCCTTTCCCAGCAAACCATCCCCAGCGCCGAAAAGTATGAGAGCTTTAGTCTTGCGCCGCGATGCGAAACGCAGGTGTTTTTGGGCTGTTTCTTCAGGTGATGCCGAAACGTCTTTCAATTCTTCCAACTGCTGACCTGAAAGTTTGTAGGTTAAAATTTGTTCCGAGTATAAATCGAAGATGTGAGTCATGGCTTAAATGGCCTTTTTCATTTTGAGCAGGTCCAGATAAATATTGCCAAGTTTAAAGGCAATGTCTTGTGCCCGGAATAGTTTTGCCGCTTTAGCACGGCCGTTTTCACCCATTTTACGTGCTTCCTTTGGATTGGTTAACAAAAAGCGGATGTATTGTGCAAATTCCAGTGCATTATGAGCAACAAAACCGGTTTCACCATGATCGACAAGTTCTAATTGTGCGTTATCCCGCATCTCTTTGCTGGGATGGGTTATGACGGGAAGTCCGGCAGCCATAGCCTCAGCAATTACCAGCCCGAAGGACTCGCCCGTGTCGTTGGCATGGACCAGAAAGCTGATTGAATTGAGGAATTCGGCAATCTCGCTGTCAGTCAGCACCGGCGGGAGGAAATTGACTAAACTTTCCAGATTGTGATCAGCCACATATTTTTCAGCATCCGGTATTCCACCGATGATCCGGTATTGGAATGGAGTTATCTGCTGATTTTTTATCTTTTCTTTCAGGATGGGTAGAAAATCAAGTGCAAGTATTGACCATTTACCTTTGTCTGCCCGGGAAATTCTTCCGAATGAATCAGCAGGTATTTCCCGGTCGTGAGGGCATTTATCCAGAAAAAAATCAGTATCAACAGGATTGTACAGTACGGAGTATTTCGGTTCCACCGTAGGTATGGAATTAACAGCTGCATATCGCTTTGCACAGAAATTGGAAACAAAAAGGTGGCGGTCAATCAGTTCCCCTTCAGGACTGGGGTCATGATGTCCGAACACATTTGTTTCAACCAAAAGGGGAGTTTTGGCTAATTTAAAAGGGCGCAGAGACCCCGGTTCGGCCCAGCCTGCACGATGGATATGGACCACTTGCGGCTGAAATTTATGGAGGACGGAGAGCAGATCAGTTCCTACAAAGGTCTCTATTCCCTGCTCCCGGATAAGTTTTCCCCGTGGTCCGTTTGCGGGAGAGTAGGTCGCAGTGTGAAAAATTTTCCTGTCCAGATTGACAGCAAATGATTGCATGACTTTTTCAGTGCCTCCCAAACCAAGCGATGGGGAGACCTGAAGTACCCTTATTCTGTTTTTTTCCATGATAGAAATAGATGACAGATACACGGTGCTAAGTAAAGAGGGGCTTTCCTATCTTGCTTTAATTCATAAAAAAGCCCCTGCCGAAGCAGGGGCTTGTCTTATCAAATTAGCCGGAGCAAATTACAGTTAATTTGTTATGCTCCGCCTCCGTATGCGTTTGCAGCTTTTTTCAAGCGCAGGGCGTTGGGGGCGGGGATGTTCTGGGTTTTGGGCATTCCGTAACCTGCATCGTTTACAAAACTGCGGTTCACGTTGGTTGTGCCACTGTTTGCAGTCGCAGCTGTCTGCAGGGGAACTGCAGCCTGAGCTTCTGCTGTGGGGATAATTTCCCGGTATGCGGAAGCAATGCCGTCGATAATCTTGATTACTTCATCAAGTTTTTCCGTATCCATTTTCAGGTTGGCCTGCAGCAGTCTGGTATTACAATAAATATAGAGCTTGCTGAGGTTTTCTGCCAGTTCTCCGCCTTTTTCCTTGTTCAGGCTGGCGGTAAGTTCAGAAATAACTTCAATGGCTTTGGATATAAGAATCCCTTTCGCAGCATAGTCTTTCTCATTAATTTTCACTTTTGCCTGCTTCATGAATTTGATTGCAGCATCATAAAGCATGATGAGAAGTTCACCCTTGGAAGTGGTATGGACCTGAGTTGAAAGGTATGCTTGAGCGGCTTTGTGCATATATTTGCTCCTCCTGACTTACTGATCGGCAAGCTTTTTAGAAAACCTTAGACTGTTTTTTGATTTATTTTGAATTTAGCTAGCCTTTCATCAGCTGGGTCACACTGGCAGTCAACTGTGCAGATTTACCCTGATAGTTTCCAAGTAAGGCATCAAGTCTGGCGTATTTTTCTGTAAGCATACGTTTTTTAAGTGCAATTCGGTCTTCTTCAGATTCGATTTTTTTATCAATATTCCGCATGATGGTATCATAGTTGTCCTGAAGAATCTCAAGAGGACCGCTCTCACCGGTCATATCTTCAAGAGCCTCAACCATCTCGCCTGTCTTGCCAAGCTTGAGGTGGACGTTGATTGCATCGGAAGCGTCACTATTGGAGTTACCGTAAACTCCATCTGCACGGTTTTCTACTCGGATAGCCATACCAGCTGCGTCAGTGCCACCTGCACCGGTAATCTGCCAGTTGGCGGCATCGACCAAA contains the following coding sequences:
- a CDS encoding zinc-ribbon domain-containing protein, which produces MKVTCPECDFSSEIPEDKIPATAQLATCPKCQAKFKFRDFEEESDPVPGIAPENTNPTAPEEDGYQDAAAYAQQHAQEQHPEGFGEEQPRPYDEQFNQQPEAIREEQIQEDKSDIWQRLDSMKPEEDLHEEEHGYETDSYAEENEVPFENLEKYGFFPGLFLTIKKVILSPAAFFKDMPLKGFLMPLFFFVILAEFQEICNFVWAMTGVDTSMGADVGRIMNDSMIADSLQDGTGPALLSLLLYPLMLAGISFPLIGMTHILLMIFGAGERGYQATFRATTYSYAPIILCIVPIVGDMIGALISVAISIIAYKNIHNTTYMRVVLSMVMPIVLLLVILGFYMQFNQPTI
- a CDS encoding glycosyltransferase; this translates as MTHIFDLYSEQILTYKLSGQQLEELKDVSASPEETAQKHLRFASRRKTKALILFGAGDGLLGKALAENKTAEQELLICDLYPEHIRNLNLNSFNQSHENCILLTDSSIWAMLLLLIQNGYSAANSHLILNPALDGNSKSKHQNLQKIFSGCKKIDYPTQDSGSRISAAAILSPDEPELEDFIKNFPEWITEIVLVWDCAEPASISDLQKFHRAEIINICHPLDADFSAQRNRMLENCSGEWIIYIDADERLRPEDWDDIRLMTSCEQCNGWYLPRITFYPDQNHCRIGYGLWPDLQLRLFKNSCNLKFVNKIHEQLTGLEGVSGILPDTPIQHLTHLLKSREKIESKLENFNNSTGGQFSHRLGIEFPNITKELLSPRKDRKVGPLLLPDVRMS
- a CDS encoding glycosyltransferase family 4 protein, giving the protein MEKNRIRVLQVSPSLGLGGTEKVMQSFAVNLDRKIFHTATYSPANGPRGKLIREQGIETFVGTDLLSVLHKFQPQVVHIHRAGWAEPGSLRPFKLAKTPLLVETNVFGHHDPSPEGELIDRHLFVSNFCAKRYAAVNSIPTVEPKYSVLYNPVDTDFFLDKCPHDREIPADSFGRISRADKGKWSILALDFLPILKEKIKNQQITPFQYRIIGGIPDAEKYVADHNLESLVNFLPPVLTDSEIAEFLNSISFLVHANDTGESFGLVIAEAMAAGLPVITHPSKEMRDNAQLELVDHGETGFVAHNALEFAQYIRFLLTNPKEARKMGENGRAKAAKLFRAQDIAFKLGNIYLDLLKMKKAI
- the fliS gene encoding flagellar export chaperone FliS, translating into MHKAAQAYLSTQVHTTSKGELLIMLYDAAIKFMKQAKVKINEKDYAAKGILISKAIEVISELTASLNKEKGGELAENLSKLYIYCNTRLLQANLKMDTEKLDEVIKIIDGIASAYREIIPTAEAQAAVPLQTAATANSGTTNVNRSFVNDAGYGMPKTQNIPAPNALRLKKAANAYGGGA